Proteins found in one Paenibacillus dendritiformis genomic segment:
- a CDS encoding tetratricopeptide repeat protein translates to MSETTESETIELDDWELEKQLYLKTDDLTNAGRHEEAIASAVEMLRYFPQHEGALYLMSLCYLRMERYEEAENSARELLAAHPGAEAGLDLMGMLCYETGDFGQAANYFEQCVELNPESPYYRKWLARVWYQGLDRHRAFRRFGRKFRPEYETQVNKAIAMLHEALRLEPDSESHFLISLCYEALRIPEKEFEHLKEGILLDPEHINIHVRLACYYMMHGDLGSAQSHCEMALMLAPNYSDALTVEQKIDAYRQNAESYYNAKKQYWKAICRIHPAVADHWRQAAHIHLAYGARPLKELRTYLKLEPTDLEMQVTYGKLLYDDKQYLSAQRHFRKLDTLFPGNVHIQSWRDTISQMNRIKLYSAPVRRWLYRCLIHYPYWILLFLIVAPFYLIGQLFTRRK, encoded by the coding sequence ATGAGCGAGACAACAGAAAGCGAAACAATAGAACTGGATGATTGGGAGCTGGAGAAACAGTTATACTTGAAAACGGACGACTTGACGAATGCAGGCAGACACGAGGAAGCGATCGCAAGCGCTGTCGAGATGCTGCGCTATTTTCCCCAGCACGAAGGTGCATTGTATCTGATGTCCTTATGTTATCTCCGAATGGAGCGGTACGAAGAAGCGGAGAATTCGGCGCGCGAGCTGCTCGCTGCTCATCCAGGCGCGGAAGCGGGCTTGGATCTGATGGGCATGCTTTGCTATGAGACAGGTGACTTCGGACAGGCGGCAAACTATTTCGAGCAATGTGTCGAGTTGAACCCGGAATCCCCTTATTATCGAAAATGGCTGGCAAGAGTATGGTATCAAGGCCTGGATCGTCATCGGGCCTTCCGACGGTTCGGCCGCAAGTTCCGGCCGGAATACGAGACCCAAGTGAACAAGGCCATCGCGATGCTGCATGAGGCGCTCCGGCTGGAGCCCGATTCCGAATCCCATTTTCTGATCTCCCTGTGCTATGAAGCGCTGCGCATTCCGGAAAAGGAATTCGAACATCTGAAGGAGGGCATCCTCCTCGATCCGGAGCATATCAACATTCATGTTCGCCTTGCTTGTTATTACATGATGCATGGCGACTTGGGCTCTGCCCAGTCTCATTGCGAGATGGCGCTGATGTTGGCTCCGAATTACTCGGATGCGCTCACGGTGGAACAAAAGATCGATGCCTACCGTCAAAATGCCGAATCGTATTACAACGCCAAAAAACAATATTGGAAGGCCATTTGCCGGATACATCCTGCAGTAGCTGACCATTGGCGGCAGGCCGCTCATATCCACCTGGCCTACGGCGCCCGGCCGTTGAAGGAACTTAGAACCTATTTGAAGCTGGAGCCCACCGACTTGGAGATGCAGGTCACCTATGGGAAGCTGCTGTATGACGACAAGCAGTACTTGTCGGCCCAGCGGCATTTCCGCAAGCTGGACACATTGTTCCCGGGGAACGTCCATATTCAATCCTGGCGGGATACGATATCCCAGATGAATCGGATCAAGCTGTATTCCGCTCCGGTTCGAAGATGGTTGTATCGCTGCTTGATCCACTATCCGTACTGGATTTTACTATTTTTAATTGTCGCGCCTTTTTATCTTATCGGGCAATTGTTTACAAGACGGAAATAA